A window from Pseudomonadota bacterium encodes these proteins:
- a CDS encoding C39 family peptidase, translated as MMRRPWCIGGRRALAVLAFGLALLLVPAAAAAGGPRMLAMPDVRQHTVYACGAAALQAVLAYYGIDSRQDTLMAKLGTDRKIGTRWWEIERVAGEYGLKTADFEHMSTQDLQAFIDRGIPVIIALQAWVDGPSGVPADWERRTEDGHYIVATGYDERNFYFEDPATFGIGYIPRAELDARWHDFDEYGWRLEHFGIAFESPKGPVDYDRILVRIE; from the coding sequence ATGATGCGGCGTCCATGGTGTATCGGCGGGCGGCGTGCGCTGGCGGTTCTGGCCTTCGGCCTGGCGCTCCTCCTCGTCCCGGCCGCGGCCGCGGCGGGCGGGCCCCGCATGCTGGCCATGCCCGATGTGCGCCAGCACACGGTCTATGCCTGCGGAGCGGCGGCGCTCCAGGCGGTGCTTGCCTATTACGGTATCGACTCGCGCCAGGACACGCTGATGGCCAAGCTCGGCACCGATCGCAAGATCGGAACGCGCTGGTGGGAGATCGAACGGGTCGCCGGCGAGTACGGCCTCAAGACCGCCGACTTCGAGCATATGAGCACGCAGGATCTGCAAGCCTTCATCGACCGCGGCATTCCCGTCATCATCGCGCTGCAAGCCTGGGTCGACGGACCTTCCGGCGTGCCCGCGGATTGGGAGCGGCGCACCGAGGATGGGCACTACATCGTCGCCACCGGCTATGACGAGAGGAATTTCTACTTCGAGGACCCCGCGACCTTCGGCATCGGCTACATTCCGCGCGCCGAGCTCGACGCCCGCTGGCATGATTTCGACGAGTATGGCTGGCGGCTGGAGCATTTCGGCATCGCCTTCGAAAGCCCGAAGGGCCCGGTCGACTACGACCGCATCCTGGTGCGCATCGAATAG